One window from the genome of Sebastes umbrosus isolate fSebUmb1 chromosome 12, fSebUmb1.pri, whole genome shotgun sequence encodes:
- the palmda gene encoding palmdelphin, translating to MEESDLLKERLQAITEKHRIQEDIRERKLELDQEKLKLQHLKKKALREQWLLQGSASHNATDSRQQQSLLSDQQQTRALQLNIHRVEMEVESLEREESTISTNESFILNRLKAVEKSSGDIIKEAQDRFVPEPLQFTTVIPDVPESLSPPANKDSEPHTLRKTLFAMEINVTKDLLTGKSTVLSTAAVPPEELNQHAGLKVYDDGRKCVYALNSQEGSHDRSCVSELSANEVEQLLRSATVHRQARNQNYHQTHSRKEEHCFYNHQDERAAVEKSDLGNQRRYYGARPLRNDITEKDFSRQSKPGVEHRHGHQESHNRWQEERNNQSNLREGHRLGSHRGVGHHYGNQKDRHYSSHPVRNCHSVQEDRPASHPTSSIIRSKSEVNGSRANDCPPPRSHDQEAVSAYQTQLRYTPANYMPLNDYISVDEEQLYCSNPPSHHGHDGKPPTALYSGPTHSDRVPSPLYEHDTPYTILNALDTTEPITAIFMGFQTAQDDSRQGKEFEGSLKAELVIIQDDEDNGDDCSMREKKRHVQLGGNSYPAGSSANGNVGRIEGVGDRRMERRVGPGIRKIPKKHKPCCTVC from the exons AAG AAAAAAGCTCTGAGAGAGCAGTGGCTGCTACAGGGCTCAgcttcccacaatgcaacagaCTCCCGACAGCAACAGAGCCTTCTGTCTGACCAGCAGCAGACCAGAGCACTGCAGCTCAACATCCACag GGTAGAAATGGAGGTGGAGtctctggagagagaggagtccACGATTTCTACCAACGAGAGTTTCATCCTCAACAGACTGAAGGCTGTGGAGAAAAGTTCAGGGGACATTatcaag GAGGCCCAGGACAGATTTGTTCCTG AGCCATTACAGTTCACCACAGTGATCCCCGATGTCCCAGAATCCCTCTCTCCACCAGCCAACAAAGATTCTGAACCACACACACTAAGAAAGA ctCTGTTTGCCATGGAGATCAATGTGACTAAAGACCTGTTGACTGGGAAGAGCACAGTACTTTCTACCGCAGCAGTTCCTCCTGAGGAGTTAAACCAACACGCCGGGCTCAAGGTTTACGACGACGGCAGGAAGTGTGTTTATGCCTTGAATTCACAAGAG GGGTCACATGATCGTAGCTGTGTGTCTGAGCTGTCAGCCAACGAGGTGGAACAGTTGCTGAGAAGCGCCACAGTACATCGCCAAGCACGTAACCAAAACTACCACCAAACTCACAGCAGAAAGGAGGAACATTGCTTTTACAACCACCAAGATGAGAGAGCGGCCGTGGAGAAGTCTGACCTCGGAAACCAGCGAAGATATTATGGCGCCCGTCCCCTCAGAAACGACATAACGGAGAAAGACTTTAGCCGGCAGAGCAAACCGGGGGTAGAGCATCGCCATGGTCACCAGGAAAGCCATAACAGATGGCAGGAAGAGAGAAATAACCAAAGCAACCTGAGGGAAGGTCATCGCCTCGGAAGCCACAGGGGGGTGGGACATCACTATGGCAACCAGAAAGATCGTCACTACAGTTCTCACCCGGTGAGAAACTGTCACAGTGTTCAGGAAGATCGGCCTGCTAGCCACCCCACCAGCAGCATCATCCGAAGCAAAAGTGAGGTAAATGGAAGCAGAGCCAATGACTGCCCTCCTCCCAGATCACATGACCAGGAAGCAGTGTCTGCCTACCAAACACAGCTCCGCTACACTCCAGCCAATTATATGCCTCTTAATGATTACATCAGTGTGGACGAAGAACAACTTTATTGCTCCAACCCACCGTCCCATCACGGCCACGATGGAAAACCACCCACTGCCCTGTACAGTGGCCCCACCCACTCTGATAGAGTGCCCTCCCCTCTCTACGAACACGACACCCCTTACACCATCCTCAACGCCTTGGACACCACCGAGCCAATCACAGCCATCTTCATGGGCTTCCAGACGGCGCAGGATGACAGTAGGCAGGGTAAGGAGTTTGAGGGCTCCCTGAAGGCAGAACTGGTCATCATTCAGGACGACGAAGACAACGGTGATGACTGCAGCATGAGGGAGAAGAAGCGCCACGTCCAGCTCGGGGGCAACAGTTATCCAGCAGGAAGTTCAGCCAATGGAAATGTGGGACGTATTGAGGGAGTTggagacagacggatggagaGACGGGTGGGACCAGGTATCAGAAAGATCCCGAAAAAGCACAAACCCTGCTGTACTGTCTGCTAA